The proteins below come from a single Pandoraea apista genomic window:
- a CDS encoding SAM-dependent methyltransferase: MSGTLYLIPNTLGANTRGGLPAVLPEEVRAVTAGLKYFVGEQAKSTRAFLKLAGVTTPIQEIDIRELNVNTPDAAIDALLAPILAGADGGLVSEAGCPAVADPGALLVRRAHEKGVRVVPFVGPSSILLALMASGLNGQSFAFHGYLPTDAAERTKRLRELEQRSRKEKQTQIFIETPYRNKAMLDALLQSCDASTLLCVAVDVTQEAEQIVTHRVRGWPQADVDLHKRPAIFLFLGQ; encoded by the coding sequence ATGAGCGGCACGCTGTATCTGATCCCGAATACACTTGGCGCGAACACCCGCGGCGGTCTGCCCGCCGTGCTCCCAGAGGAGGTTCGCGCCGTCACGGCAGGGCTGAAGTACTTCGTCGGCGAACAAGCCAAAAGCACTCGGGCGTTTCTGAAGCTCGCCGGCGTGACCACACCGATTCAGGAAATCGATATCCGCGAATTGAACGTCAATACGCCGGATGCGGCTATTGACGCGCTGCTCGCGCCGATTCTCGCTGGCGCAGATGGTGGCCTCGTGTCCGAAGCGGGTTGTCCGGCGGTAGCGGACCCCGGCGCGCTACTGGTACGACGCGCCCACGAGAAAGGCGTACGTGTCGTCCCGTTCGTCGGCCCAAGTTCGATTCTTCTCGCGCTGATGGCCAGCGGCCTGAACGGACAGAGCTTCGCGTTCCACGGCTATTTGCCGACAGATGCCGCCGAGCGCACGAAGCGGCTGCGCGAACTGGAACAGCGCTCGCGCAAGGAAAAACAGACGCAGATCTTCATCGAGACACCCTATCGCAACAAGGCCATGCTCGATGCGCTACTGCAAAGTTGCGACGCCTCCACCCTCCTTTGCGTAGCGGTGGACGTCACGCAAGAGGCGGAGCAGATCGTCACGCACCGGGTCAGGGGATGGCCTCAGGCCGATGTCGATCTGCATAAACGACCTGCGATTTTTCTGTTTTTGGGCCAGTAA
- a CDS encoding Maf family nucleotide pyrophosphatase, which yields MIAHPLPPLILASGSRYRRELLERLRLPFSVDVPDIDETPAPGETPHDTSLRLARLKAAAVAERQPGAVIIGSDQVATFEGRQIGKPGNFENAMSQLRDMRGKVVEFHSALCVYDARSGQSQATDVVTRVKFRNLPDDVLAAYLHAETPYDCAGSAKSEGLGIMLLETIENDDPTALIGLPLIALTSMLMKASIPLPGPGTTGASA from the coding sequence ATGATCGCACACCCCCTGCCACCGCTGATCCTGGCATCCGGATCGCGTTATCGCCGCGAACTGCTCGAGCGCCTGCGCCTGCCGTTTTCGGTCGACGTCCCGGACATCGACGAAACCCCCGCGCCCGGCGAAACGCCGCACGACACCTCGCTGCGGCTGGCACGTCTGAAGGCCGCGGCCGTCGCCGAGCGCCAACCGGGCGCCGTGATCATCGGCTCCGATCAGGTGGCGACCTTCGAAGGTCGCCAGATCGGCAAACCCGGCAATTTCGAGAACGCTATGTCGCAGTTACGCGACATGCGCGGCAAAGTTGTCGAATTTCACTCAGCCCTATGCGTCTACGACGCGCGCAGCGGCCAAAGCCAAGCCACAGACGTGGTAACGCGCGTGAAGTTCCGCAACCTGCCCGACGACGTACTCGCCGCCTACCTTCACGCCGAGACACCTTACGACTGCGCCGGCAGCGCCAAGTCGGAGGGGCTCGGCATCATGCTGCTCGAAACCATCGAAAACGACGATCCGACCGCGCTTATCGGCCTGCCGTTGATCGCGCTGACGAGCATGCTGATGAAGGCCAGCATCCCCCTGCCGGGCCCCGGCACGACGGGAGCATCAGCATGA
- a CDS encoding YceD family protein yields the protein MSVMNEYIVDLFEFARTGRVAEGDVQLAALPRMVTEVPAEVSASRRTEGVFHWRAEGAEKQVLRADGKPTVAQFLTLSVQGPMWLECQRCLTPYQEPLDSETTFEIVRDEAAAENRPLDEDELEALVGSKHFDLRELIEEELLLALPIVPKHEVCPSVHESLATGEDGLAEPVPEPEEEDKPSPFAALAALKRSPDKDGK from the coding sequence ATGAGCGTGATGAACGAATATATCGTCGATCTGTTCGAATTCGCGCGTACCGGCCGGGTGGCGGAAGGTGACGTGCAACTTGCGGCGTTGCCGCGCATGGTAACCGAAGTGCCTGCTGAAGTCTCGGCGTCGCGGCGTACAGAGGGCGTATTCCACTGGCGTGCCGAGGGGGCTGAAAAGCAGGTGCTGCGTGCGGATGGCAAGCCCACCGTGGCCCAGTTCCTGACGCTCTCGGTGCAGGGCCCGATGTGGCTCGAGTGCCAGCGGTGCCTCACGCCGTACCAGGAGCCGCTCGATTCGGAAACGACTTTCGAGATCGTGCGCGACGAAGCCGCGGCGGAAAATCGCCCCCTCGACGAAGACGAACTCGAGGCGCTGGTGGGCTCCAAACATTTCGATTTGCGTGAGCTGATCGAAGAAGAATTGCTGTTGGCTTTGCCGATCGTGCCAAAACATGAGGTTTGTCCGAGTGTGCACGAGAGCCTGGCCACGGGGGAAGACGGGCTGGCTGAGCCGGTTCCGGAACCCGAGGAAGAGGATAAGCCGTCTCCGTTCGCGGCGCTGGCAGCGCTCAAGCGCTCGCCGGACAAGGACGGAAAGTAA
- the rpmF gene encoding 50S ribosomal protein L32 yields the protein MAVQQNKKSPSKRGMHRSHDFLTAPATAVEQTSGETHLRHHISPNGFYRGRKVIKTKND from the coding sequence ATGGCCGTTCAACAGAACAAGAAGTCGCCGTCGAAGCGCGGCATGCACCGTTCGCACGATTTCCTGACCGCACCGGCAACCGCCGTTGAGCAGACGTCGGGTGAAACGCATCTGCGTCACCACATCTCGCCGAACGGTTTCTACCGTGGTCGCAAGGTCATCAAGACCAAGAACGACTAA
- the plsX gene encoding phosphate acyltransferase PlsX, with protein MTVTLTIDCMGGDHGPSVTVPAAVHFVQSTDDVELVLVGQQEIINAQLAKLRVTDHPRLSVVNASEVVAMDDSVETALRRKKDSSMRVALNLVKEARAQACVSAGNTGALMAVSRYVLKTLPGIERPAIATVLPNEKGGYTTMLDLGANVDCEPTHLLQFAEMGHALVAAVDGKDRPSIGLLNIGEEVIKGNDVIKQAGELLRGSTLNFYGNVEGNDIYRGTTDIVVCDGFVGNVALKTSEGLAQMLGDMIREEFTRTWWTKVIAVVALPILTRFKNRVDHRRYNGAALLGLRALVIKSHGSADAYSFEWAIKRGYDAVRNGVLDRLSHAMEENQTQLRDNKPVSAIPAL; from the coding sequence ATGACAGTCACCCTGACGATCGATTGTATGGGCGGGGATCACGGCCCATCGGTGACGGTGCCGGCCGCGGTTCACTTCGTGCAATCCACCGACGATGTCGAACTTGTGCTGGTCGGACAGCAGGAGATCATTAACGCGCAGCTCGCGAAGCTGCGTGTGACGGATCACCCGCGCCTGTCCGTGGTCAATGCCAGCGAAGTCGTCGCCATGGACGACTCCGTCGAGACCGCCCTGCGCAGGAAGAAAGACTCCTCGATGCGCGTGGCGCTGAATCTGGTCAAGGAAGCGCGCGCGCAGGCGTGCGTTTCCGCCGGGAATACCGGTGCGCTGATGGCCGTCTCGCGCTATGTGCTCAAAACGCTGCCCGGTATCGAGCGGCCCGCCATTGCGACGGTGCTGCCGAACGAGAAGGGCGGCTACACCACGATGCTCGATCTGGGCGCGAACGTGGACTGCGAGCCGACCCACCTTCTGCAATTCGCCGAAATGGGCCACGCCCTTGTGGCGGCGGTCGACGGCAAGGACCGTCCGTCGATCGGCCTGCTCAACATCGGCGAAGAAGTCATCAAAGGCAACGACGTTATCAAGCAGGCCGGCGAATTGCTGCGCGGCTCAACGTTGAACTTTTACGGCAACGTGGAAGGTAACGACATTTATCGCGGCACAACCGACATCGTTGTGTGTGATGGATTTGTCGGCAACGTCGCGCTCAAGACCTCCGAAGGCCTGGCACAAATGCTTGGCGACATGATTCGCGAAGAGTTCACCCGCACGTGGTGGACGAAAGTGATCGCTGTCGTCGCGCTGCCGATTCTCACCCGCTTCAAGAACCGCGTCGATCATCGCCGTTACAACGGCGCCGCGTTGCTCGGATTGCGTGCGCTCGTGATCAAGAGCCACGGCTCGGCCGATGCCTACTCGTTTGAATGGGCTATCAAACGCGGCTATGATGCAGTTCGCAATGGTGTGCTGGACCGTCTGTCGCACGCCATGGAAGAGAATCAGACTCAGCTCCGGGACAACAAGCCGGTGAGCGCCATTCCAGCGCTTTGA
- a CDS encoding beta-ketoacyl-ACP synthase III, producing MTQSAIYSRVVGTGSYLPARRVTNQQLADELATRGIETSDEWIVARTGIKARHFAAPDQTSSDMAVEAAKRALDMAGLNAEQLDLILVATSTPDFVFPSTACLVQHKLGIKNGCAAFDIQAVCSGFAYAMATADNFIRSGAYRNVLVIGAETFSRILDFNDRTTCVLFGDGAGAVVLQASSEAGILSTALHADGSHSNILCVPGNVSGGAVQGEAFLYMDGQAVFKLAVKVLEKVAHEALEKAGLDQSAIDWLIPHQANLRIMSSTARKLGLSEEKMVVTVDQHGNTSAASIPLALDVAVRDGRIKPGQNVMIEGVGGGFTWGAVLFRM from the coding sequence ATGACCCAGTCCGCGATTTATTCCCGTGTCGTTGGTACCGGCAGTTACCTGCCGGCGCGACGCGTGACCAATCAGCAGTTGGCCGACGAGCTTGCTACCCGCGGCATCGAGACGAGCGACGAGTGGATCGTTGCACGTACCGGTATCAAGGCGCGCCATTTCGCGGCCCCCGATCAGACGAGCAGCGACATGGCGGTCGAAGCCGCGAAGCGTGCGCTCGACATGGCGGGCCTGAACGCTGAGCAGCTCGACCTGATTCTGGTCGCCACGTCGACACCCGACTTCGTGTTTCCGAGCACTGCCTGCCTTGTGCAGCACAAGCTCGGCATCAAGAACGGTTGTGCCGCGTTCGACATTCAGGCGGTCTGCTCCGGTTTCGCCTATGCCATGGCGACGGCCGATAACTTCATTCGCTCCGGCGCGTATCGCAACGTGCTGGTGATCGGCGCCGAAACGTTCTCGCGCATTCTCGATTTCAACGACCGTACAACCTGCGTGCTGTTTGGCGACGGCGCAGGCGCTGTCGTGCTGCAAGCGTCAAGCGAGGCAGGCATTCTGTCGACCGCGCTGCATGCAGACGGCAGTCATTCGAACATTCTGTGCGTGCCGGGTAATGTGAGTGGTGGCGCCGTGCAGGGCGAGGCGTTCCTCTATATGGATGGCCAGGCGGTATTCAAGCTGGCCGTGAAAGTGTTGGAAAAAGTGGCCCACGAGGCCCTTGAGAAGGCTGGATTGGATCAGTCGGCGATCGACTGGCTGATTCCGCATCAGGCCAATCTGCGCATCATGTCGAGCACGGCCCGCAAGCTGGGGCTTTCGGAAGAGAAGATGGTCGTAACCGTCGACCAGCACGGCAATACCTCTGCCGCTTCGATTCCGCTCGCGCTCGACGTCGCGGTTCGCGACGGGCGCATCAAGCCGGGCCAGAACGTCATGATCGAAGGCGTGGGTGGCGGCTTTACGTGGGGCGCGGTGCTTTTCCGCATGTAA
- the fabD gene encoding ACP S-malonyltransferase produces the protein MTFAFVFPGQGSQSVGMLDVFADNAVVRETLAEASDALGQDMAKLIAAGPAEALNLTTNTQPVMLTAAYAMYRAWLAEGGAKPAFVAGHSLGEYTALVAAGVIAFKDALPLVRFRAQAMQEAVPVGQGGMAAILGLDDDTVRNVCAEASAAGVVEAVNFNAPAQVVIAGAKAGVEKACELAKAAGAKRALVLPVSAPFHSSLLKPASDRLREYLADVTFSAPQIPLVNNVDVSVETDVARIKDALVRQAAAPVRWVESVKWLAAQGVTQVVECGPGKVLTGLTKRIDGNLTGLAITDPASLADVRAQLS, from the coding sequence ATGACATTCGCTTTCGTTTTCCCGGGACAAGGGTCCCAATCGGTGGGCATGCTCGACGTGTTCGCGGACAACGCCGTAGTGCGCGAGACCCTCGCCGAAGCTTCGGATGCCCTCGGGCAGGATATGGCCAAGCTGATCGCCGCTGGCCCTGCCGAAGCGCTCAACCTCACCACCAACACGCAGCCCGTGATGCTCACCGCCGCCTACGCGATGTATCGCGCGTGGCTGGCCGAGGGAGGCGCCAAACCCGCATTCGTGGCGGGGCACAGCCTCGGTGAATACACGGCGCTGGTCGCTGCCGGCGTGATTGCATTCAAGGATGCTTTGCCACTGGTGCGCTTCCGCGCGCAGGCCATGCAGGAAGCCGTGCCCGTTGGGCAGGGGGGCATGGCGGCCATTCTGGGGTTGGACGACGACACTGTGCGTAATGTCTGCGCCGAGGCGTCGGCGGCGGGTGTGGTCGAGGCGGTCAATTTCAATGCGCCGGCGCAAGTCGTGATTGCCGGTGCCAAGGCGGGCGTGGAGAAGGCTTGCGAACTGGCCAAGGCGGCCGGTGCGAAGCGAGCCCTCGTGCTGCCGGTTTCGGCGCCATTCCACTCGTCGCTGCTCAAGCCGGCGTCGGATCGTCTGCGCGAGTATCTGGCCGATGTCACGTTCAGCGCACCGCAGATCCCGCTCGTCAATAACGTCGATGTGTCTGTCGAGACCGACGTGGCGCGCATCAAGGACGCGCTGGTGCGCCAGGCGGCCGCGCCGGTGCGTTGGGTCGAGTCGGTGAAGTGGCTTGCCGCGCAAGGCGTGACGCAAGTGGTCGAGTGCGGGCCGGGCAAGGTGCTGACCGGCCTGACCAAGCGCATTGACGGCAATCTCACGGGGCTGGCGATCACGGATCCGGCGTCGCTCGCCGACGTGCGTGCCCAACTCTCGTAA
- the fabG gene encoding 3-oxoacyl-ACP reductase FabG, whose product MSKQLDNHVALVTGASRGIGRAIALELARQGATVVGTATSDAGAQSISDYFAVEGVTGKGIVLNVTDAEGVAAALDDILKQYGKLDILVNNAGITRDNLAMRMKDDEWDDVIDTNLKAIFRLSRAVIKPMMKARSGRIINVTSVVGSAGNPGQANYAAAKAGVAGMSRSLAAEIGSRNITVNCVAPGFIDTDMTKALGDAQQETLKARIPLGRLGAPEDIANAVAFLASPQAGYITGTTLHVNGGMFMN is encoded by the coding sequence ATGAGCAAGCAACTCGACAACCATGTGGCACTGGTGACCGGCGCCTCGCGCGGCATCGGTCGTGCCATTGCCCTCGAACTCGCTCGCCAGGGCGCAACGGTCGTGGGCACCGCCACCAGCGACGCTGGCGCACAGAGCATCAGCGATTACTTCGCGGTCGAGGGCGTGACGGGCAAGGGCATCGTTCTGAACGTGACGGACGCCGAAGGCGTGGCCGCTGCGCTCGACGATATTCTCAAGCAGTACGGCAAGCTCGACATCCTCGTCAATAACGCCGGCATCACGCGCGATAACCTCGCCATGCGGATGAAGGACGATGAGTGGGACGACGTAATCGATACGAACCTCAAGGCGATTTTCCGTCTGTCGCGTGCAGTCATCAAGCCGATGATGAAGGCGCGTAGCGGCCGGATCATCAACGTGACCTCGGTTGTCGGCTCGGCCGGTAACCCGGGCCAGGCCAACTACGCGGCTGCCAAGGCGGGGGTTGCCGGCATGTCCCGTTCGCTGGCCGCCGAGATCGGCAGCCGAAACATCACCGTGAACTGCGTCGCACCGGGGTTCATCGACACCGATATGACGAAGGCACTGGGCGACGCACAGCAAGAAACGCTCAAGGCGCGCATTCCGCTGGGCCGTCTCGGTGCGCCGGAAGATATTGCCAATGCGGTGGCATTCCTTGCGTCTCCGCAGGCGGGCTACATCACCGGCACGACGCTTCACGTGAATGGTGGCATGTTCATGAATTAA
- the acpP gene encoding acyl carrier protein produces MDNIEQRVKKIVAEQLGVNEADVKNESSFVNDLGADSLDTVELVMALEEEFETEIPDEEAEKITTVQQAIDYVQGNQKA; encoded by the coding sequence ATGGATAACATTGAGCAACGCGTCAAGAAGATCGTCGCGGAACAACTTGGCGTGAACGAAGCCGACGTCAAGAACGAATCCAGCTTTGTGAACGATCTCGGCGCTGACTCGCTCGACACGGTTGAGCTGGTGATGGCACTGGAAGAAGAATTCGAAACGGAAATCCCGGACGAAGAAGCCGAAAAGATCACCACGGTGCAACAGGCCATCGATTACGTTCAGGGCAATCAGAAGGCCTAA
- the fabF gene encoding beta-ketoacyl-ACP synthase II, translating to MSRRRVVITGLGLISPVGNTVAEGWKNLVEGRSGIANITKFDASNHRVHFAGEVKDFDTEKYISAKEARRMDTFIHYGLAAGIQAFEDSGLQITEQNAERVGVLVGSGIGGLPMIEDTDKALIEGGPRKISPFFVPGSIINMISGHLSIKYGLKGPNLAIVTACTTGLHCIGQAARMIQYGDADAVLAGGAESTVSPLGIGGFAAMKALSERNDDPATASRPWDRDRDGFVLGEGAGVMMVEEYEHAKARGAKIYAELTGFGMSADAYHMTAPCEDGDGALRAMTNALRDAGVNADKVNYVNAHGTSTPLGDIAETVAVKRLMGDAAKSVVVNSTKSMTGHLLGGAGGLESVFTVLAVHHQKSPPTINIFNQDPACDLDYCANVARDMKIDVALKNSFGFGGTNGTLVFQRV from the coding sequence GTGAGTCGTCGTCGCGTCGTCATTACCGGTCTGGGCCTGATCTCGCCGGTCGGCAACACTGTTGCCGAAGGTTGGAAAAATCTGGTCGAAGGCCGTTCGGGCATCGCCAACATCACGAAGTTCGATGCGAGCAACCATCGGGTGCACTTCGCGGGAGAAGTCAAAGACTTCGACACCGAGAAGTACATTTCCGCCAAGGAAGCCCGCCGTATGGATACGTTTATCCATTACGGGCTGGCTGCCGGTATTCAGGCGTTCGAGGATAGTGGTCTGCAGATCACCGAGCAGAACGCGGAGCGCGTTGGCGTGCTGGTCGGATCGGGAATCGGCGGTCTGCCGATGATCGAAGATACCGATAAGGCGCTTATCGAGGGCGGTCCGCGCAAGATCTCCCCGTTCTTCGTGCCGGGCTCGATCATCAACATGATCTCCGGCCATCTGTCGATCAAGTACGGTCTGAAGGGGCCGAACCTGGCGATCGTCACCGCTTGCACGACCGGTCTGCACTGTATCGGTCAGGCCGCGCGCATGATCCAGTATGGCGACGCCGACGCGGTGCTCGCCGGTGGTGCCGAATCGACGGTGTCGCCGCTGGGCATTGGCGGTTTCGCGGCCATGAAGGCACTCTCGGAGCGAAATGACGATCCGGCGACGGCCAGCCGTCCGTGGGACCGTGATCGCGACGGTTTCGTGCTGGGCGAAGGCGCCGGCGTGATGATGGTCGAAGAGTACGAGCACGCCAAGGCGCGCGGCGCGAAGATTTATGCCGAGCTGACCGGCTTCGGCATGAGCGCCGATGCGTACCACATGACCGCGCCGTGCGAAGACGGCGACGGCGCACTGCGTGCCATGACGAATGCGCTTCGCGACGCCGGTGTCAACGCCGATAAGGTGAACTATGTGAATGCGCACGGCACGTCGACCCCGCTGGGCGACATTGCCGAGACGGTTGCGGTCAAGCGCCTGATGGGCGATGCCGCAAAGTCGGTCGTGGTGAACTCAACCAAGTCGATGACCGGTCACCTGCTGGGTGGCGCGGGCGGCCTGGAGTCGGTGTTTACCGTGCTGGCCGTTCATCACCAAAAGTCGCCGCCGACGATCAATATCTTCAATCAGGACCCCGCTTGCGACCTGGATTACTGCGCAAATGTGGCTCGCGACATGAAAATTGATGTCGCATTGAAGAACTCTTTCGGATTCGGCGGGACTAACGGCACGCTGGTCTTCCAGCGCGTCTAA
- the rpoE gene encoding RNA polymerase sigma factor RpoE, with protein MSEREIDQALVERVQKGDKAAFELLVAKYHRKIIRLVSRLVRDAAEVEDVTQEAFIKAYRALPQFRGESAFYTWLYRIAVNTAKNHLATQGRRAPTSTEANAEEAETFAEADQLRDINTPESMLMSKQIAQTVNTAMEALPDELRTAITLREIEGLSYEEIAEAMGCPIGTVRSRIFRAREAIASRLRPLLDTPDGKRW; from the coding sequence GTGAGTGAACGAGAAATCGACCAAGCGCTCGTCGAGCGCGTGCAAAAAGGCGACAAAGCCGCCTTCGAGCTATTGGTCGCGAAATATCACCGCAAGATCATCCGCCTCGTATCGCGGCTCGTACGCGACGCCGCCGAGGTCGAGGATGTGACGCAGGAGGCCTTTATCAAGGCCTACCGTGCCTTGCCGCAGTTTCGCGGTGAGTCGGCGTTCTATACCTGGCTGTATCGTATTGCTGTTAACACGGCGAAGAATCACCTGGCTACACAGGGACGCCGTGCACCGACTTCGACTGAAGCGAACGCTGAAGAAGCGGAAACTTTTGCCGAGGCCGATCAACTAAGGGATATCAACACGCCTGAGTCGATGCTGATGAGCAAGCAGATTGCTCAAACGGTCAACACAGCGATGGAGGCTTTGCCCGATGAACTTCGAACGGCAATTACCCTGCGGGAAATCGAGGGTTTGAGCTACGAAGAGATCGCCGAAGCCATGGGGTGCCCGATCGGAACGGTCCGTTCGCGAATTTTCCGGGCGCGTGAAGCGATTGCCAGCCGGCTCCGGCCGCTGCTGGACACGCCTGACGGTAAGCGCTGGTGA
- a CDS encoding sigma-E factor negative regulatory protein: MGSATVQTQRGLQAERISALMDGEFDSGELAALLDEADTSGRPLWDDYHLIGDALRSDELTLPRSESAFMASFAARLDAEPHLLAPAALADTQAGAAQAAKAGGSRVARINPFLRVRRVLPTAAAAAAVAALSWVVVPRLQDHPAGGAQTQVLAQSAAPAAVAGGSSLTRVALAQQPQAAVAANGASDAAPNDLIVLRDARLDQYLAAHQQYAPTPIGQSVSPYMRASAQADE, translated from the coding sequence ATGGGATCAGCGACGGTGCAAACGCAGCGGGGGCTGCAAGCCGAGCGGATTTCCGCGTTAATGGACGGGGAATTCGATTCGGGCGAACTGGCCGCTCTGCTGGACGAGGCTGACACCTCTGGCCGGCCTCTGTGGGACGATTACCATCTGATCGGCGACGCGCTGCGTTCCGATGAACTGACGCTACCGCGTTCGGAGTCGGCCTTTATGGCTTCCTTCGCCGCACGTCTTGACGCTGAGCCGCATCTGCTCGCGCCGGCTGCACTGGCCGACACCCAGGCCGGCGCCGCACAGGCTGCCAAGGCTGGGGGCTCGCGAGTCGCTCGCATCAACCCGTTCCTGCGCGTACGCCGCGTGTTGCCGACGGCGGCGGCTGCCGCCGCGGTGGCTGCGTTGTCGTGGGTCGTGGTGCCGCGTTTGCAGGATCATCCGGCAGGTGGCGCACAAACCCAGGTGCTCGCTCAGAGCGCCGCACCGGCGGCGGTAGCTGGCGGTTCGAGCCTCACTCGCGTCGCGCTTGCGCAGCAGCCCCAAGCGGCTGTGGCGGCCAACGGCGCGAGCGACGCTGCTCCGAACGATCTGATCGTGCTGCGCGATGCGCGTCTCGACCAGTATCTGGCGGCGCACCAGCAATACGCCCCGACCCCTATCGGCCAGAGCGTTTCCCCTTATATGCGAGCCTCGGCGCAAGCGGACGAATAA
- a CDS encoding MucB/RseB C-terminal domain-containing protein: MQRLSIESLPRAPIGRTFFLFAFLLATTLQSQAWAQASAPTVDPLIERREVSAWLNKIHRAAQTQNYIGTFVYQRGSTMRSSKISHFADKGNEYEELETLDGRQRRILRQNEDVYTLIPEQKTVFQEKRESKDSFPALLATPNRDVLDFYAPKVLPNERMAGFDCMVIELTPKDEYRFGYRLWADRNTGLLLRAQTLDAEGHLLEQAAFSQISIGVPSEKARIVHAIQATHGWHVIKPQITAVRLSDAGWSIDIDKKVPGFKAVREVRRTMRSTVDGKPLEVQQVVYSDGMAGLSVFIEPATRERKEGHGNAGATNILIKRYGDYWLTLLGEVPQATLQQFASSIEYKQPAK, encoded by the coding sequence ATGCAGCGCCTGAGTATCGAATCCTTGCCGCGTGCGCCCATCGGGCGCACTTTCTTCCTGTTCGCTTTCCTGCTGGCGACCACGCTGCAATCGCAGGCGTGGGCACAGGCTTCCGCACCGACGGTCGATCCACTGATCGAGCGGCGCGAAGTCAGCGCGTGGCTTAACAAGATCCATCGCGCGGCACAGACGCAAAACTACATTGGCACCTTCGTTTACCAGCGTGGTTCTACCATGCGTTCGTCGAAGATCAGTCACTTCGCCGACAAGGGTAACGAGTACGAGGAGCTCGAGACGCTGGATGGACGTCAGCGCCGCATTCTTCGTCAGAACGAAGATGTCTACACGCTCATTCCCGAGCAGAAGACTGTCTTCCAGGAAAAGCGCGAGAGCAAGGATTCGTTCCCTGCCCTGCTTGCTACGCCCAATCGCGATGTCCTCGATTTCTACGCGCCGAAGGTGCTGCCCAACGAACGGATGGCGGGCTTCGACTGCATGGTGATCGAGCTCACGCCGAAAGACGAATACCGTTTCGGCTATCGGTTGTGGGCTGACCGCAATACGGGACTGCTGCTGCGTGCCCAGACCCTCGATGCGGAAGGCCATTTGCTCGAGCAGGCGGCGTTCTCGCAGATCTCGATCGGCGTGCCGAGCGAGAAGGCGCGTATCGTACATGCGATTCAGGCCACGCATGGCTGGCACGTCATCAAGCCGCAGATTACAGCGGTACGACTGTCCGACGCCGGCTGGAGCATCGACATCGACAAGAAGGTACCGGGATTCAAGGCGGTGCGTGAAGTGCGTCGAACGATGCGTTCTACGGTCGACGGGAAACCGCTGGAGGTCCAGCAGGTGGTATATTCCGACGGCATGGCGGGACTTTCGGTGTTTATCGAGCCGGCCACGCGTGAACGCAAGGAAGGCCACGGCAACGCCGGCGCGACGAACATCCTCATCAAGCGCTACGGCGATTACTGGCTGACCTTGCTCGGCGAAGTGCCGCAGGCCACCTTGCAGCAGTTCGCTTCCAGCATCGAGTACAAACAGCCGGCGAAGTGA